The genomic interval CCATTGAGAAGATGTATAAGTGGTGATATCGTGACGTGCTCCATTCAGTGTGAGCCGAGTGAGAGCAAAGGAGGTTCTCCACCTCTAGGACTCTCCTTTACACCTACTCTTCCAGAAGCGGGACAGCCTGATAAAATGGATAACAATTGTAAGTACTtgcatatttacaatttaaaaatactgaaaaaaaaatatataagttatATTCTTAGAATTACTGGTCAGCTGCATCTTTAATGCatctattttatgttttatgtaaaaagCATGACTCATTTCTGTTTGTAAAATCTAGGGCTAAATGTGATGCACTCAAAAAGAAATCCACGCTTATTGTGTTTGCAGTTCACAGTGAaggctgaaaacagctgagggATCACCTCCAAGCAGCAAAGGACTTTCCCGGTTCCTGGAGTCCTTGTCGTGCCACCTGTTAAGTTAAAGGGTTGCCTGTGTACTGGCTAATTATGCCTGAGGAAAACTAATCAGTTCTCTGACATCTGTGGAGAATTAGGCGTGCGCTTTGGGCAGCATGGAGGACATCTTCAAGGATCAAGACTTGTGGTCCTTCAATGAGTCATCTAGAAACTCCAGCATCACCAATGAAACTTACGGCGTGAACCAGACGGTGAACCCGCTGAAGCGGAACGAAGAGGTGGCAAAAGTGGAAGTTACTGTATTGGCCTTGATTCTCTTTTTGGCACTCGCCGGTAACCTTTGCGTCCTCGTTGCGATCCACACGGCCAAGCATAGTCAATCTCGCATGTATTATTTCATGAAGCACCTCAGCATTGCAGATCTAGTCGTGGCTGTCTTCCAGGTACTTCCTCAACTCATCTGGGACATCACGTTTCGCTTTTACGGACCAGACATCCTGTGCAGGTTGGTGAAATATCTCCAGACGGTTGGGATGTTCGCCTCCACGTACATGCTGGTGCTGATGTCCATAGACAGATGTATGGCAATCTGCCAGCCGCTTCGTTCTTTACACAAGCGAAAGGACCGCTGTTACGTGATTTGTTCTTGGGCACTAAGCTTGCTTTTCAGCATCCCACAGGTTTATATTTTCTCCTTGCGGGAGGTGGGTTCAGGAGTATATGATTGCTGGGGAGATTTCGTGCAGCCTTGGGGAGCGAAAGCCTACATTACGTGGATTAGTCTGACAATATACATCATTCCAGTGACCGTTCTGAGTGTCTGCTATGGACTgataagttttaaaatatggCAAAACTTTAAAAGGAAGACGAAGAGGGACCAGAGTATCACTCTCACACCCAAGGCATCGAAAGGCAACGCGCTCGCGCGGGTCAGCAGCGTCAAACTCATTTCCAAGGCCAAAATCACCACCgttaaaatgacatttgttaTCGTACTGGCTTATATAGTGTGCTGGACTCCGTTTTTCTCCGTACAGATGTGGTCAGCATGGGATCCTGAAGCACCAAGGGAAGGTGAGTGTCTTTTAACAGTTTGATTAACGTTTTAAGTGCAGTGCGCAATGGATTCTAAACACGAGGCTGGTTGTTAACTTTAAACCAATGTAGTTTGTGGCATCCGAAGCAAGTTCGATTAGTAATTGGTTAGTCTCTGGATTTTTTGACTCCATTAATATATTGGTGCCTTACGAAAATACTCGCAAAGTGTATGGTTgctgcataaaaataataataataattctgtttttaatgaACATTGATGGAGAAACAGATtttctgtgaaaataaataatgaagtggtttgttttgtttaaaaatgcataaatgtatgaAATTACCGGGTAAGGCACAAGTGGTAAAGCTAAAGTTAATACTTGCAAAGTTTTATGCTATTTTgagaattaaaattattttaaaaagtacaaattgcGGAAGCATTGAAGGAGTTTAATATAGCTTTACAGGAGTAACAGTAAATCACATTTCCATATATCATATGATTAGTATCATATTTATATGACATATGatggtttattattaatatggtgattatctctaaagTGGACAGCaaacttaatatatttaatatatatacttaatataatgatattaaatatatataaaaaaaacaatttatttaatttgaataaaattaaataataaatacatttaaaaata from Labeo rohita strain BAU-BD-2019 chromosome 6, IGBB_LRoh.1.0, whole genome shotgun sequence carries:
- the oxtra gene encoding oxytocin receptor; its protein translation is MEDIFKDQDLWSFNESSRNSSITNETYGVNQTVNPLKRNEEVAKVEVTVLALILFLALAGNLCVLVAIHTAKHSQSRMYYFMKHLSIADLVVAVFQVLPQLIWDITFRFYGPDILCRLVKYLQTVGMFASTYMLVLMSIDRCMAICQPLRSLHKRKDRCYVICSWALSLLFSIPQVYIFSLREVGSGVYDCWGDFVQPWGAKAYITWISLTIYIIPVTVLSVCYGLISFKIWQNFKRKTKRDQSITLTPKASKGNALARVSSVKLISKAKITTVKMTFVIVLAYIVCWTPFFSVQMWSAWDPEAPREAMPFIISMLLASLNSCCNPWIYMFFAGHLFHDLKQNLLCCSTLYLKSSQCRCDPEQDSRKSNSSTYVIKSTSSQRSITQTSVT